A genomic window from Tolypothrix sp. PCC 7910 includes:
- a CDS encoding 1-acyl-sn-glycerol-3-phosphate acyltransferase, translating to MTKDKFDSPKNQTQSPTLPTAESINRVREGLAAAVDPAVRQQIAETLQQLTKMSSQQPEPRVNGGVRRFVLRSLIHAFFQVQVEYLERFPQQPAILAVNHLHHIDPFLLLSEIPTQPYYYILGDARTLYNKWWKRFILGFAGGVIPLERMWKEEFAVIAEAKAGRKELLELATAIEHNVPKGTDIQTLRQIDRIVLTILARGDGIVLFPEGRLGESEGNLHLPLKRGTVIYALKSGVPIVPVALIGTHNLYLGKKLTIRFGQPLHFAQNSTPKRQEVEQVVLKLQNEMIALLPTDYQEPTEPKLLCNFLNHLFW from the coding sequence TTGACAAAAGACAAATTTGATTCCCCAAAAAATCAAACACAGTCACCCACCTTACCGACTGCGGAAAGCATTAACCGAGTACGAGAGGGTTTAGCTGCGGCTGTCGATCCTGCTGTGCGCCAGCAAATTGCAGAAACGCTGCAACAGTTAACAAAAATGTCTTCCCAGCAGCCAGAACCGCGAGTTAACGGTGGAGTGCGTCGTTTTGTGTTGCGATCGCTCATTCATGCTTTTTTCCAAGTTCAGGTAGAATACTTAGAAAGATTTCCTCAACAACCAGCAATCTTAGCTGTTAATCATCTCCACCATATTGACCCCTTTCTTTTACTCAGCGAAATTCCTACCCAACCTTATTACTACATTTTGGGTGATGCTCGTACCCTTTATAACAAGTGGTGGAAACGCTTCATTTTAGGATTTGCTGGTGGTGTCATTCCTTTAGAAAGGATGTGGAAAGAAGAATTTGCAGTAATTGCAGAGGCGAAAGCTGGAAGAAAAGAACTATTGGAATTAGCGACAGCAATTGAACATAATGTTCCTAAAGGCACAGATATTCAAACACTACGGCAAATTGATCGCATTGTACTCACAATTTTGGCTCGTGGTGATGGAATAGTTTTATTTCCTGAAGGAAGACTTGGAGAAAGTGAAGGGAATTTACACCTTCCTTTGAAGCGAGGGACTGTGATTTATGCCCTTAAATCTGGAGTGCCAATTGTACCAGTGGCGTTAATTGGTACCCATAATCTTTATTTAGGAAAAAAGTTAACTATTAGATTTGGTCAACCGTTACATTTTGCTCAAAATTCCACACCTAAGCGTCAGGAAGTTGAGCAAGTTGTTTTGAAATTGCAAAATGAAATGATAGCTCTTTTACCAACAGATTATCAAGAACCAACTGAGCCAAAGTTATTGTGTAATTTTCTCAATCACCTATTTTGGTGA